One Archangium violaceum genomic window, TGCGCGACGAGCCGGAAGAGCGACTCCTCGAGGTTGGCCCCCGTGACCGAGAGGCCGTGGATCAATCCGGCGCGAATGGCGGGAGCGAGTGAAATCCCCAGCTGGGCGGAGGACATCGCACCGGCGACGGCCCAGAACATCCGCCCGCCCGCTGAAATGTGGCGCCAGTACGCGAGGATCGCGTCACGCGTCGCGCGTGCGTTGAAATTCTTGTAATTGCTCAGAACGAAATCGAGAACGGGGAGCCTGGCATCGGACACGGTCGGCCTCCTGGGAGGGGGTCAAGACTCGGACGACGCCAATCACTCGAACGCCATCCGAGGACGCCCTACGGCAACGACGTTCAGTCGCGCCGCCATCGGAGCGTCGAATGGCTGGGCGGGTAGGTAGCACGAAAGGACGGCGCCGTGTCAATGCTCGGTGCCGCCCCCGTTCCGACACCTCGGTTCCCACCCGGGCTTCAGGCGTCCTGCGCCGCCGGGGGGCCGGCCAGCCGGCGGAGCAGCTCACGCGGCTCCACCCCGAACACATGCTTGAGTTGCTCGCCAATCAGTGCCACGCGGGAGGACAGTTCCCCATTCCCTCCCAGGCGCGCGTCCAGCACGGTGAGCCGCTCGATGGGCGCCTGCCCCACCGGGCCGAGCAGGGTCTCCAGCAGGGGTGCGAGCTTCTGGGCGAGGAGGATCTGCCGCGCCGAGCCGTCCGAGTCCTCCCAGGTGCGCGCCATCGCCGAGAGGGAGGTGGCGGTGGCCCGGCCCTCCTCCACGATGCGGGAGGCCGCCCCGCGAGCCGCCGCTACCTGCTCCTGACGCCGCGCCTCGGCCGGCTTGAGGACGTCCGCCTCCAACAGGAGCCGCACCTGCTCGATGCGCACCCGCTGCACGTCCACCTCCGCCCGGGCCCGCGCCAGTTGGGACGCCACCGCGCCCCGCTCCTCGGCCACCCGGGCGGCTCGCCGCGCCTGGGCCTCCAGGATGCGCCGCTCCGCGTCCGCGCGCGCCATGGCGAACTCCGCCTCCAGGCGCGCCACCTCGCGCACCTCGCGGTTGTGCGCCGCGCGCTCGGCCGCCAGGGTCCGGTTCTCCGCCTCGGCGATGCGCGAGCGCATCTGCAGCGCCGCGGACTGCTTGCGGCCCAGCGCGTTGAGGAAGCCCCGGTCGTCCGAGACGCTCTGGATCTTCAACGTGTCCAGCACCAGCCCCAGCTTGTTGAGATCCTGATCCGCCTCCTGGAGCAGGCACTGCGCGAAGCGGGCCCGGTCGCCGTTGACCTCCTCGGGGGTGAGGGTGGCCAGCACTCCGCGCAGGTTGCCCTCCAGCGTCTCCTTCGCCACGCGCACCACCTCCTCGCGCGGCTTGCCCAGGAAGCGCTCGATGGCGTTGCCGAGGATGGGCTCCCCGCTGGACACCTTCACGTTGGCCACCGACTCCACGTTGAGGGGGATGCCACCCTTCGAGTAGGCGCCCTGCACCCTCACGGTGATGACCATGTTGGTGAGATCCAACGAGTCCACGCGCTCCAGCAGGGGGATGCGCAGGCCGCGCCCGCCGTGCACCAGGCGGTAGCGCGCGGGCCGCCCCTCCACGAGCCGCCGTGTCCCGGAGAAGACGAGCACCTCGTTGGGGTGGCAGATGTGGATCAGCCGCTGCACCACCCCGGCCACCGTGGCCACGGCCAGCGCGAGGACGACGACGAGTACGATGAACACCATCATGACCAGGCCTCCTCTCCCGCTTCCTGTCCCGAGCCGTCCTTCGCCGGAGGGCGGGGTGCCTCGCGGGGTGGCCCGCCGAGCACCGCGGGGATGTCCACCCCCAGGGTGGAGGAGACCTCCCGGAGCAGCTCCGCCACCGCGGCGGGGTACGCGCGCAGGTAGCTCGCCAGGGTGGCGCCGTCCCCCGAGTCCAGCAGGGATACCGTGTCCACCCGCACCCGGGACGCGGCGCCCGCCACGGTCCCGAGCAGCTCCTCCAGGTGCTGGAGGACGAACATCTCCAGCGCGTGGCCCCCGGTGTCCCGCCAGGCCTCCGACACGAGGGCCAGGGACTCGGCGGTGGCGCGTCCGTTCTCAGCCACGGGCGCGGCGTCCCCGGCCGCCTCCAGCTCCCGGGCGCGCCGCCGGGCCTCCGCCGGGACGATGACGTCCGCTCTCAACCTCAGCTCCTCCAACACGGCGCGCACCTCCTGCAGTGCCTTCTCCGCCTCCGCGCGCGCCTCCTCGGCTGCCGCCAGGGCCCGCTCCTCCTCCGAGCGCGCCTGGGCCTCGAGTCCGGCCCGCTGCTCGGCCAGGGCATGGTGGTGCTGCTGGATGCGCGCCTCCGCCTGGGCCTCGGCCACCCGGGCCCGGGCATGGGCCGCCGCCTCCAACTCCTCGGCCGCGCGCACCGCGTCGGACTCGGCCACCTCCGCCTCGCGCAGCACTTCGGAGATGCGCACCCGGCCGATGCTGTCCAGGTAGCGCCGCTCATCGGAGACGTGCTGGATTTTCAGCGTGTCCAGCTGCAGGCCGAGCTGGCGGAGATCCTCCCCGGCCTCCTCCGTGAGCCGATCGGCGAAGGTGAGGCGATCCTCGTTCACCTGCTCGGGCGTCATGGTGGCCAGCACGCCACGCAGGTGGCCCTCCAGCGTCTCCCGGGCCACCTCGGAGATGGTGGCACGGCCGTGCCCGAGGAAGCGCTCCAGCGCGTTGCCGAGCACCTCGGGCTCGGAGGACACCTTCACATTGGCCACGGCCTGCACGGTGAGGGGGATGCCGCCCAGCGAGTAGGCCCCGGAGATGGACATGGGGACCGACAAGAGGCTCACATCCATCCGCTCCACCCGCTCCAGCAGGGGAATGCGGAAGGCGCGTCCGCCGGCCACCACCCGGAAGCCCACC contains:
- a CDS encoding flotillin family protein, with the protein product MDPSWSNEWFLPLVLGAAVLLAVVVALLVAKALVHVCRPNEVLVFAGRTHRARDGGPVGFRVVAGGRAFRIPLLERVERMDVSLLSVPMSISGAYSLGGIPLTVQAVANVKVSSEPEVLGNALERFLGHGRATISEVARETLEGHLRGVLATMTPEQVNEDRLTFADRLTEEAGEDLRQLGLQLDTLKIQHVSDERRYLDSIGRVRISEVLREAEVAESDAVRAAEELEAAAHARARVAEAQAEARIQQHHHALAEQRAGLEAQARSEEERALAAAEEARAEAEKALQEVRAVLEELRLRADVIVPAEARRRARELEAAGDAAPVAENGRATAESLALVSEAWRDTGGHALEMFVLQHLEELLGTVAGAASRVRVDTVSLLDSGDGATLASYLRAYPAAVAELLREVSSTLGVDIPAVLGGPPREAPRPPAKDGSGQEAGEEAWS
- a CDS encoding flotillin family protein produces the protein MMVFIVLVVVLALAVATVAGVVQRLIHICHPNEVLVFSGTRRLVEGRPARYRLVHGGRGLRIPLLERVDSLDLTNMVITVRVQGAYSKGGIPLNVESVANVKVSSGEPILGNAIERFLGKPREEVVRVAKETLEGNLRGVLATLTPEEVNGDRARFAQCLLQEADQDLNKLGLVLDTLKIQSVSDDRGFLNALGRKQSAALQMRSRIAEAENRTLAAERAAHNREVREVARLEAEFAMARADAERRILEAQARRAARVAEERGAVASQLARARAEVDVQRVRIEQVRLLLEADVLKPAEARRQEQVAAARGAASRIVEEGRATATSLSAMARTWEDSDGSARQILLAQKLAPLLETLLGPVGQAPIERLTVLDARLGGNGELSSRVALIGEQLKHVFGVEPRELLRRLAGPPAAQDA